AAAACGCAGCGTTGTGTAGCTCAAATACCATAAAATTATGATTTTGCGTTTTCCCGAAAGAATATTCTGGACGAGAACCATGGGGCAAATGTCGTATTTTGTGCATTTATCCCGCATATGGCACGCGGCATGCTTATCTTCCTTGCCCAACATCCTGCGCCTCCTTTAGGTATCTTTTTTAATACTATAGAACTAAACAGTACTTATTTTGTGATTTGATACCGCGATGCTAATCTTACACTAGTCCACGTTAAATGTAAAGCATATGTAATTTTCAGTTTATTTAAGTATCATTTACAATACTATAGTACTAAATAGTGCCTACTTGAAAGAACGATACTGCAAAGTTAAAATTTTCTAAGATAAATAATTCATAGCTAATTTTAAAAATTAAGGAGTCGTACATATGTCAAAATTTAAAAATGCGAATCTCAGTTTGATCAGCCTATGTAATGAATGTCCTAACTATAACTCAATGGATTGCAGCAAGAGTAAGTGCCTTGTTGGTTTCGCTAAGGATATCCTTCAGATTTCTGAAGAAACTTCAGAAAGGTCTATAAAAAACGGTCTGTCAATGATTCCAATTTACGATTTAAAGCCTTACAACAAGGAACTTATTGCGAATTCAATTGCCGAAGTTTGCAAGCTGTGCAGTGAGTGTCGGAAAAACCATTACGAGGAGTGTATATTATCCTTAGTAAGACGTTCACTTGAAGCTGCAGTTTTTTCAGAGGATGTTTTATTCGAGGGCAGTATTTTGATGTATTTAGTGGAAGTATCCAAGCAAAATCCAGAATTGGCTTTAATTATGAAGAATAAATATATGAAGATAGTTTGATGAGCTGGGGTTTTCCGGGTGACAGAAAAAAACGAGTTATTGGATGCCTTGTAAACCTTATGATAAATCAAATAGCCGTCGAATACCTTTAACAACAGGCATTCGGCGGCTGCGCATTTATAATGCCAATTAGGGGGGCATAGCTTAACCCATCGTTATCAGATAAAAAAATTAATTGATTTCCTAAGGAATAATTATAAAAAGTCTCCGGATGGAGACTTTAAGTTTCTATTGGGAGACTTTTTTACCAAAATATCTTTGGATATGGAAAGGTAATTTGAAGTTGACCACGAAATACTATTTCAAATATAAATTATCTTGAGATTTGTTAGTATTTTAGATTCTCATAAGTTATGGAGCTCTAATTTGATTGTTGTTATCAGGAATAGGAGGAAATGAAAAGAAATGACGCAACCTGGGATTAGCGAACAAGCTGACATTCCTGTTTTAACGCAATATTTAAAAGGCAAAGAGACTTATGAATTTATGGTCGAGTGTAAAGAAGATTTCCTGAAAAACAGTGATTTTAATCCCCAAGATTACTCGACTATTAACCCATTAATTATCGGGTCATGGCTGAGGTCTCGTAATTATCAGGTTGATCCCTTTAAGAAAAGTATTGACAGCAGCCTTAATTGTGAAGTTCTTGCCAAGAAAGAGAAAAAAAACAAATTACTTATCGAAGCAACCCTGCCTCTTATGGAGGCTTTTAAAGGAATAGCCATAAAATCAAGTTATAACCTTGGCTTGATTGATCAAGACGGCATACTGATTTTAACCCGGGGGAATCTGAATTTATCCGCCACAGCATTATCAGCTACCGTGGGTTCAGACTGGAGTGAAAATGCGCAAGGGACCAATGCTCATTCCCTGTGCTTACAAGGCCGGAAACCGGTACAATTACTAGGCCCTTTAGCATATGGTGAGTTGTTTAAAGATTTTATAGGTTATGCTGCCCCGATAAGGGATGAAAGCGGGGAAATCCTGGCAACAATCAATTTAGCCCAGCCCATTTTATATAAACCATGGGAAAACAAATTTCAAGTTTTAAGTTCCCATACCATGAGCTTGATTATAGCTATGGCCTTAGCTGTTGAAAGCAAACTTCAAGTCATAAAAAGTTATAATGCTTTGTCATATACCCATAAAAGACTGGAGTCCACTTTAGAGATTGTGGATGAAGGAATTATTACTATCGATAAGTACGGACAAATATTAAATATCAATAAAGAAGGCAATCGGATCTTAGGCCGCAGGGAAAGTGATGAATTACCCAGTATCTGCAATTATTTGAGCGGTGAATCCCGGTTAATGTCCATGATTAACGCCGGTGAAAACGGGAATGTTGAGGAGTCACTCTTAGGAAGTAAGCGAAGAAATAACTATTTAATCAATGTCAATATTATTTATGACCTGAATACAGGAGAAGTAGAGAGTGCTGTATTAAGATTGAATCATATCGACAAGATTAATTCTCTGGCCAACAGCAGATTAGGAGTTGTCCCCACTTATCGTTTTAATGATCTTATGGGCAAGAGCCCGGAGTTTTTAAAAGCGATACAATTGGCAAAAAACTTCGCCCAATCCTCAGAAAACATCCTTTTAATCGGCGAAAGCGGCACAGGTAAAGAACTTTTCGCCCAGTCCATTCATAATGCCAGCCGTTCTCAAGAACCTTTCATTGCAGTAAACTGTGCGGCAATTCCCCGCAACTTAATCGAAAGTGAATTATTTGGCTATGAAAAAGGGAGCTTTACAGGAGCCGACCGGAGCGGCCGGCCTGGAAAGATTGAACTGGCCAACGGGGGAACCCTTTTTCTTGATGAAATCGGAGATATGCCTATCGAACTTCAGGCAGTTCTGCTCAGGGTGCTGCAGGATAAACAGGTTATGCGCATTGGAGGACAGCATAGCAGAAGAGTAGATTTTCGATTAATTGCAGCAACCAATAAAGAACTTGATAAAATGGTGGACACGAAGTTCTTTCGGGGGGACTTATTCTTCCGCTTATCTGTTTTGTCCATTGAAATTCCCCCCTTACGGAAAAGGGGACATGATATTCAATTATTAAGTCAATATTTTTTAGATAGCTATTGCCATAAAATGGGTATTCGCAAAGCCATCAGTCCTGAGGCATTAGGTATGCTTAGAAAAAAATATGATTGGCCCGGCAATGTAAGACAACTGGAAAATGCCATAATTTATGCAATTAATGCTGCCGTTGAACATGTCATCAAACCGGAAGATCTGCCCGCGACATTAGTATCAGGTATAGCCCTAAAAAATACCATGGACTGTAAAGAGGTGATTTTTGAAGAGCAAGGGCATACCTTAAAAAACTGTGAACGAAACGCCATACTAAATGCCCTGGCTGCAAAGAATAACAACGTTGCGGAAGCCGCTTTACTGTTGAATATAGCTAAGTCCACCTTATACAAGAAAATAAAAAAATATCATATCAAACTTAGATATTAAATCCTACCGCTGTGTCCATGTGTAGAAAAAGTTTCCATTTGTAGAAAAGTCTCCGGATGGAGACTTTTTTCTTTGCAAGATATCCGCTTGTTAAGGCAGTTTCTATCTGGCATATTTTTTGCAATCTTCAAAAGGGTTGTTTCAGGATTATACAATCATCAATGTTTGGAGGGAAAAAAATATGACCAATGAACCTGGGGTTAGTCAAAGTTCAGGTTTCAAGATGTCCAGGCGCAGCTTCATCAAGGGGAGTTCGGCCGTAGTTGGTGCAGCTATAGCCGGCGGGGTCCTGCTGGATACCGGCAGGGGAGGTTTAGTAGAAACGAAGACTGCCAAAGCGGCTGGAACTGAAAAATGGGTAAAATCCTATTGTGGTTCATGTATTTGGGCCAATTGCGGTACGGAAGTAAAAGTTGTAGACGGTGTCGCCGTGGAATTACGGGGGAACAAAGACCACCCCAACAACCAAGGCACCTTATGCCCCCGTGGTTCTGCCCAGTTAATGAGCACCTATAATCCCTACCGTGTCAAAACACCTTTAAAGCGGACCAATCCTGAAAAAGGCCTGGATGTAGATCCTAAGTGGGTGGAAATCTCTTGGGATGAAGCTATATCCACCATCGCCCAGCGCTTGAAGTCAGTTATGGCATCGGATCCCCGCAAATTTATGTGGACTTATGGTTTTTCAACGGGTTTGCATGAATGCGCTCTTGCTCCTGCCCATGTTATGACCATCGGTTCTCCGAATAACTTTGCCTCAGCCGGTCCCTTATGCGACGTGCATTACGCTCCTGCGACATTCAATGCCAGTTATGTTGACCGTATTGATATGAACTATTGCAATTATATTGTCACCTTCGGACGCAATCTGGGCGGAGCCGCCATGTTCGCCAGCGGTCCTGGACGTGCCCTGGCTAACGCGCTGGAGCGGGGCTTGAAAATTGTCTCTGTCGACCCCCATTGCAATGCGGAAGCCAGCAAAGGGGAATGGGTTCCGATTCGCCCGGCCACGGATTTAGCCATGGGGTTTGCCATGCTGAACGTTATTCTCCACGAATTGAATGAATATGACGTTCACGCGATGAAATTCCGCAGCGACGGTCCTTACCTGATCGGAGGGGACGGGGATTATCTCCGCGGCGCCGGCGGCAAACCCCAAATATGGGACGCCAAAGACGGCCAAGCCAAGGACTATGATGATCCTACCCTGACTGATCCCGCCCTGGAGGGTGATTTCCTCGTGAACGGCGTCAAAGCATCCTCCGGCTTTATGGTTTTAAAGGAACATGTGAAACAATACACTCCCGAGTGGGCTGAGCCCATTACCGATGTGCCTGCGGCAACCATTCGCCGGATTACCAAAGAACTGGTCGACCATGCCTGTATCGGCCAAACGATCATCATCGACGGGCATGAGATGCCGTACAGGCCGGCCTGTGTCGCCGTTGGCCGCGGGGCTGCCAACGAATTTCAGGGACAAGCGTTTTATTATATAGCAGATGTGATCAACCTGGTCATCGGAGCGATAGGGGTTCCAGGTTCTGTCGTAAGCAATCTGCCGTTTGTTTTAGACGTGAAAGATGGGCTGCTGAATTTCAGATGGGTAAACTGTGATACCACCTTCTCCATACCGGCCCGTGATTATAGCGGCGGTAATTTTTACCCCCGCACCACTTTCGCCATTCCCGGTCATACCATTGCCGCTATCCTGGACCCGAAAAAGCATTATCTTGACTACGAATTGGAAGTCATGTTTACCCACGGGACCAATCAATTTATTGCGGAACCCAACAGGGAAGACGCAGTTGCAGCCTGGAAAAAGTTCAAGTTTATTTTCAGCCTGGCTTATGTTCTGGACGAAAATACCATGCTGTCAGACATTGTTTTACCGGAGCATTCCCTATATGAGCGGCAGCAAATCCGCCAAGCCAATGAAACCATGACCGTGGGCGACAATATTCGAATGAACGGCTGGAACTACAGAGAGAATATTCTGGAGAAGCCCTTGTATGATTCCATACAGTATGAAGAGCTCTGGACTGAGATATTTGCCAAGATGGGTCCGGAAATGTTAGGCAAGTGGAACGCCATTTGCAATATGTTAACGGGAATCAATCTGGATGTCACGCAAAAACACACATACTCGGAAATCGTTGACGCCCGCTTGAAAGAAGTCATTAACAAGGATCCTAATAAAGGAATCGATTTTATGCGGGAAAAAGGATTTTTGGATATCCGGCTGCCGCTTTCCGAATGTTACGATTACTACTATCTGGGTATCAATTCCAAAACTCGTTTGCATATGTTTGATATGGACTTGATGCGGGACGGTAAAACACTGTTTAAAAATCTGGCGGCTCACGGGATCAAGGAAATTCCCGGGTGGGAAGGCAAGATGGACGAAGTGGAACGCGCTTATGAGCCCCTGCCAACTTGGTATGACAACCGGATGTCCAAGGAGAATCAAGAATTTGATTTATATGCGGTCAACTGGAAGATTTCCTGCCGCAACCTCGGAGCCGGCGGTCAGGACGACAACCCCTACCTGCGTGAAGTCGTGGAAAAATGGGATATTGACGACGTGCGCATACAAATGAATGAAAAAATGGCCGCGGAAAAAGGACTGAAAACCGGCGATAAGGTCGAGGTGGAGTCGATTACCGGAGGCAAGGCCACAGGAATTATTAAGACAACCAATTTAGTGCGCTATGACTGTCTAGGCTTTGCCGGACAGGGCGGTAGAATCTCGCCCTTCGTTTTCCCGGGCAGCCGCAAAGGCAGCAATTACAACCAGCTGCTGTCCAACAGGATGGGAGATATATTGCCGGAAAGCGGTTCCATACCGAATTCCGTACGCGTTAAAATCAAGAAGGCTAATTAGGGTGGAGGTGTCTAGAAAATGAGATACGGAATGGTTCTTGATCTGAAAAGGTGTTTTGGCTGCAACGCCTGCAGCGTTATCTGCAAGCAGAAAAACAGTACGCCTCCCGGAGTATTCTGGGCTAAGGTATATGCCACAGAAACCGGGAAATACCCCAACGTGCGCCGGGAGTATCTGCCCGCCCTCTGTATGCACTGTGCTGATCCTGCCTGTGTGAAGGTATGCCCG
This Desulfosporosinus orientis DSM 765 DNA region includes the following protein-coding sequences:
- a CDS encoding sigma-54 interaction domain-containing protein, coding for MTQPGISEQADIPVLTQYLKGKETYEFMVECKEDFLKNSDFNPQDYSTINPLIIGSWLRSRNYQVDPFKKSIDSSLNCEVLAKKEKKNKLLIEATLPLMEAFKGIAIKSSYNLGLIDQDGILILTRGNLNLSATALSATVGSDWSENAQGTNAHSLCLQGRKPVQLLGPLAYGELFKDFIGYAAPIRDESGEILATINLAQPILYKPWENKFQVLSSHTMSLIIAMALAVESKLQVIKSYNALSYTHKRLESTLEIVDEGIITIDKYGQILNINKEGNRILGRRESDELPSICNYLSGESRLMSMINAGENGNVEESLLGSKRRNNYLINVNIIYDLNTGEVESAVLRLNHIDKINSLANSRLGVVPTYRFNDLMGKSPEFLKAIQLAKNFAQSSENILLIGESGTGKELFAQSIHNASRSQEPFIAVNCAAIPRNLIESELFGYEKGSFTGADRSGRPGKIELANGGTLFLDEIGDMPIELQAVLLRVLQDKQVMRIGGQHSRRVDFRLIAATNKELDKMVDTKFFRGDLFFRLSVLSIEIPPLRKRGHDIQLLSQYFLDSYCHKMGIRKAISPEALGMLRKKYDWPGNVRQLENAIIYAINAAVEHVIKPEDLPATLVSGIALKNTMDCKEVIFEEQGHTLKNCERNAILNALAAKNNNVAEAALLLNIAKSTLYKKIKKYHIKLRY
- a CDS encoding molybdopterin-dependent oxidoreductase; translation: MTNEPGVSQSSGFKMSRRSFIKGSSAVVGAAIAGGVLLDTGRGGLVETKTAKAAGTEKWVKSYCGSCIWANCGTEVKVVDGVAVELRGNKDHPNNQGTLCPRGSAQLMSTYNPYRVKTPLKRTNPEKGLDVDPKWVEISWDEAISTIAQRLKSVMASDPRKFMWTYGFSTGLHECALAPAHVMTIGSPNNFASAGPLCDVHYAPATFNASYVDRIDMNYCNYIVTFGRNLGGAAMFASGPGRALANALERGLKIVSVDPHCNAEASKGEWVPIRPATDLAMGFAMLNVILHELNEYDVHAMKFRSDGPYLIGGDGDYLRGAGGKPQIWDAKDGQAKDYDDPTLTDPALEGDFLVNGVKASSGFMVLKEHVKQYTPEWAEPITDVPAATIRRITKELVDHACIGQTIIIDGHEMPYRPACVAVGRGAANEFQGQAFYYIADVINLVIGAIGVPGSVVSNLPFVLDVKDGLLNFRWVNCDTTFSIPARDYSGGNFYPRTTFAIPGHTIAAILDPKKHYLDYELEVMFTHGTNQFIAEPNREDAVAAWKKFKFIFSLAYVLDENTMLSDIVLPEHSLYERQQIRQANETMTVGDNIRMNGWNYRENILEKPLYDSIQYEELWTEIFAKMGPEMLGKWNAICNMLTGINLDVTQKHTYSEIVDARLKEVINKDPNKGIDFMREKGFLDIRLPLSECYDYYYLGINSKTRLHMFDMDLMRDGKTLFKNLAAHGIKEIPGWEGKMDEVERAYEPLPTWYDNRMSKENQEFDLYAVNWKISCRNLGAGGQDDNPYLREVVEKWDIDDVRIQMNEKMAAEKGLKTGDKVEVESITGGKATGIIKTTNLVRYDCLGFAGQGGRISPFVFPGSRKGSNYNQLLSNRMGDILPESGSIPNSVRVKIKKAN